In Achromobacter xylosoxidans A8, a single window of DNA contains:
- a CDS encoding acetyl/propionyl/methylcrotonyl-CoA carboxylase subunit alpha, translating to MKKILIANRGAAAARILRAVRALGLRSVVVYSEADADLPYVRQADESCCIGPAPARASYLNQDLLLEVMARCGADALHPGYGFLSENAQFARRVEMAGHCFIGPSSKWIDALGNKASARTLMQRHGLQAGGSTGILPRDDMAAVRQAAEALGYPVLIKPAGGGGGIGMIPVHDPRALSDCWERASGMAEKAFANPALYMERFVPSPRHIEFQFLADRFGNVLSLFERDCSTQRRYQKVIEEAPAPAIDRQAVASMSQRLSAILGEIGYDVIGTVEMLYTPDSGFSFLEVNTRLQVEHAISEAVTGVDIVQAQIRLAAGERLSSVIDRQPVVTGHAIEARVYAEDPVSFLPSPGVLKAFELPQSRPGLRIETGYAQGNRVSSHYDPMVAKVVAHAADRASAIGELSSALGRMRVEGIKTNIPMILQVLGSERFQAGAMTVDGLQEVISTESVKELA from the coding sequence ATGAAGAAGATCCTGATCGCCAACCGGGGAGCCGCCGCCGCGCGTATCCTGCGTGCCGTGAGGGCGCTGGGCCTGCGGTCCGTGGTGGTGTACTCCGAGGCCGATGCCGACCTTCCGTATGTGCGCCAGGCGGATGAGAGCTGCTGCATCGGGCCGGCGCCGGCGCGGGCCAGCTACCTCAACCAGGACCTGCTGCTCGAGGTCATGGCGCGTTGCGGCGCCGATGCGCTGCATCCGGGCTACGGATTCCTGTCCGAGAACGCACAGTTCGCGCGCAGGGTGGAAATGGCGGGGCATTGCTTCATCGGCCCGTCGTCCAAGTGGATCGACGCGCTCGGCAATAAGGCGAGTGCGCGTACGTTGATGCAACGGCATGGCCTGCAGGCAGGCGGCAGCACGGGCATCCTGCCCCGGGATGACATGGCGGCAGTACGCCAGGCGGCCGAGGCGCTCGGGTATCCGGTGCTGATAAAGCCTGCGGGCGGCGGCGGCGGTATAGGCATGATCCCCGTCCACGATCCTCGGGCGCTATCTGATTGCTGGGAGCGCGCCAGCGGCATGGCCGAAAAGGCCTTCGCCAACCCCGCCCTGTACATGGAACGATTCGTGCCGTCTCCGCGGCATATCGAATTCCAGTTCCTGGCGGACAGGTTCGGCAATGTCCTGTCCTTGTTCGAACGGGATTGTTCCACCCAGCGCAGATACCAGAAGGTGATCGAGGAAGCGCCGGCGCCGGCCATCGACCGCCAGGCCGTGGCCAGCATGTCGCAGCGGCTGTCGGCGATCCTGGGAGAGATCGGCTACGACGTCATCGGCACGGTGGAGATGCTGTACACGCCGGACAGCGGCTTTTCGTTCCTTGAAGTCAACACGCGTTTGCAGGTCGAACACGCGATCTCGGAAGCGGTCACCGGCGTGGATATCGTGCAGGCGCAGATTCGCCTGGCGGCGGGCGAAAGGCTGTCCTCGGTGATCGACAGGCAGCCTGTCGTGACGGGGCATGCCATCGAGGCGCGCGTCTACGCCGAGGATCCCGTGAGTTTCCTGCCTTCGCCCGGCGTCCTGAAGGCGTTCGAGTTGCCGCAGTCCCGTCCCGGTTTGCGGATAGAGACTGGCTATGCGCAAGGCAACCGGGTTTCCAGCCATTACGACCCCATGGTGGCGAAGGTTGTTGCGCATGCGGCCGATCGCGCCAGCGCCATCGGTGAACTGAGCAGCGCGCTTGGCCGTATGCGGGTAGAGGGCATCAAGACCAACATTCCCATGATTCTTCAGGTGCTCGGATCGGAGCGGTTCCAGGCCGGAGCAATGACTGTCGACGGCTTGCAGGAAGTGATTTCAACAGAGTCGGTAAAGGAGCTTGCATGA
- a CDS encoding acetyl-CoA carboxylase biotin carboxyl carrier protein subunit, with the protein MKKIVSNVAGRVVACCVEEGVQIQTGDEAFKVESMKMEIPVESEAAGRIAKVLVAVGDEVEEGQDLALLD; encoded by the coding sequence ATGAAAAAAATAGTCTCCAACGTGGCGGGCCGCGTGGTCGCTTGTTGCGTGGAAGAGGGCGTGCAGATTCAGACGGGCGACGAGGCGTTCAAGGTCGAGTCGATGAAGATGGAAATCCCCGTTGAGAGCGAGGCAGCAGGCCGTATCGCCAAGGTGCTGGTGGCGGTCGGCGATGAAGTGGAGGAAGGGCAGGATCTTGCGTTGCTGGATTGA
- a CDS encoding Bug family tripartite tricarboxylate transporter substrate binding protein, producing the protein MFKTIKKDAPAASARKRPLRILALLGCAVLLGAGTAGAQTAQGFPNKPVTINVPFSAGGTTDILARVIGQRLSERWGVSVVVENKPGAGGNIGTAQVARAAPDGYTLVMGTIGTHAINPSLYKSMPYDAIKDFAPITRTAMVPNALVVPKNAPYDTVKELIAYGKTHPGKLTFGSSGHGSTLHMSGETFKMMTGVDMVHVPYKGSTPAVTDLLGGQISMIFDNLPSALPHIKAGRLKVLAVTSAQRSDQLPDVPTVAEAGVPGYEVVSWFGLWAPARTPDGVVAEINKQVVAIIQTPDMQKQIRDQGAVPNPDTPAEFAAFIGSEGRKWAEVVRRANVTTE; encoded by the coding sequence ATGTTCAAGACAATCAAAAAAGACGCGCCCGCAGCTTCTGCGCGCAAGCGTCCCCTGAGGATCCTGGCGCTGCTGGGATGCGCGGTCCTGCTAGGCGCTGGCACGGCTGGCGCGCAAACCGCGCAGGGCTTTCCGAACAAGCCGGTGACCATAAACGTTCCATTCTCGGCCGGCGGCACCACCGACATCCTGGCGCGCGTGATAGGCCAGCGCCTGAGCGAGCGCTGGGGCGTGTCGGTGGTGGTCGAGAACAAGCCCGGCGCGGGCGGCAACATTGGCACGGCGCAGGTGGCGCGCGCCGCGCCGGACGGCTACACGCTGGTGATGGGCACGATCGGCACGCACGCCATCAACCCCAGCCTGTACAAGTCCATGCCCTACGACGCCATCAAGGACTTCGCGCCGATCACGCGTACGGCCATGGTGCCGAATGCCCTGGTGGTGCCCAAGAATGCGCCGTATGACACCGTGAAGGAACTGATCGCCTACGGCAAGACCCATCCGGGGAAGCTCACCTTCGGCTCTTCCGGACATGGCAGCACGCTGCACATGTCCGGCGAGACTTTCAAGATGATGACCGGGGTCGACATGGTGCACGTGCCCTACAAGGGCAGCACGCCGGCGGTGACGGATCTGCTGGGAGGCCAGATCTCGATGATTTTCGACAACCTGCCTTCGGCGCTGCCGCACATCAAGGCCGGCCGGCTGAAGGTGTTGGCGGTGACCTCGGCGCAGCGCAGCGACCAACTGCCCGACGTGCCCACCGTGGCGGAGGCCGGCGTGCCTGGCTACGAGGTCGTGTCGTGGTTCGGCCTGTGGGCTCCCGCGAGGACGCCGGACGGCGTCGTGGCGGAAATCAACAAGCAGGTCGTCGCGATCATTCAGACCCCCGATATGCAGAAGCAGATCCGCGACCAGGGAGCGGTGCCCAATCCCGACACGCCCGCGGAGTTCGCCGCCTTCATCGGCAGCGAAGGCAGGAAGTGGGCCGAGGTGGTGCGCCGCGCCAACGTGACGACCGAGTAG
- a CDS encoding SDR family oxidoreductase: MERMMQGKVVVVTGAGGGIGREVALQLAAEGAKVVVNDIGVALNGDDLTARETPVAPADAVVAEIRAAGGVAVANFDSVATHASANAIVQCAMDQFGRIDGVVNNAGNLRDRSFHKMSEEEWRAVIAVHLDGTFFVSRAAATHFREQEGGAMVHMTSTSGLIGNYGQANYGAAKLGIVALSKMIALDMGRYGVRSNCIAPSAWSRMTSSIPTDTPQQRDRVEKLKKMEAGKIAPMAVYLLSDAAREVSGQIFAVRANEIMLMSQPRPLRSVHFSEGWTPQRIAEVAIPAMQKHFYPLERSPDVMSWDPI, encoded by the coding sequence ATGGAACGCATGATGCAAGGCAAGGTAGTGGTGGTGACTGGGGCGGGAGGCGGCATAGGCCGCGAGGTGGCCCTGCAACTGGCGGCCGAGGGCGCCAAGGTCGTGGTCAACGACATCGGGGTCGCGCTCAACGGCGACGATCTGACCGCCAGGGAGACGCCGGTGGCGCCCGCCGATGCGGTGGTCGCCGAGATACGCGCAGCGGGCGGCGTGGCGGTCGCCAACTTCGATTCGGTTGCGACCCATGCGTCCGCCAACGCCATCGTCCAGTGCGCCATGGACCAGTTCGGACGCATCGATGGCGTGGTCAACAACGCGGGAAATCTGCGCGACCGCTCCTTTCACAAGATGAGCGAGGAAGAATGGCGCGCGGTCATCGCGGTGCATCTCGACGGTACGTTCTTCGTCAGCCGGGCTGCGGCCACGCACTTCCGCGAACAGGAGGGCGGAGCGATGGTGCACATGACCTCGACCTCCGGACTGATCGGCAACTATGGCCAGGCCAATTACGGCGCGGCCAAGCTGGGCATCGTGGCCTTGTCCAAGATGATCGCGCTGGACATGGGCCGGTATGGCGTGCGCTCCAACTGCATCGCGCCGTCGGCCTGGAGCCGCATGACCAGTTCCATCCCCACCGACACGCCGCAACAGCGGGACCGGGTGGAGAAACTGAAGAAGATGGAGGCGGGCAAGATCGCGCCGATGGCCGTCTATTTGCTGAGCGATGCCGCACGGGAGGTCAGCGGCCAGATATTCGCGGTGCGCGCCAACGAAATCATGCTGATGAGCCAGCCGCGCCCGTTGCGATCGGTGCATTTCAGCGAAGGCTGGACTCCGCAGCGCATTGCCGAGGTCGCCATTCCGGCGATGCAGAAGCACTTCTACCCCCTGGAACGCTCGCCCGACGTGATGAGCTGGGATCCGATCTGA
- a CDS encoding MaoC/PaaZ C-terminal domain-containing protein has protein sequence MRLTHEQLLNYELPEIRQRYTARDAMLYALSVGLGRDPLDACDLAYVGRRHDPLVLPYMAVVLGYPGFWLNAPDIGADTVRLLHGEQGMELFHPIPAAGELIGKTRVIEAVDKGEKGLLLYSEKTLTDAGTGVLIARTTATHVLRGDGGMANAGRQARPAHAMPGGAPDWTVPVRTRPEQALVYRLNGDYNPLHSDPTIARAAGFPRPILHGLCTFGMVSHTVARQLQPEAEGAVRSVSLRFSGPMYPGETLSVEVWRDGSFRAKVVERDAIVIDNGVLRGASVG, from the coding sequence ATGCGCTTGACCCATGAGCAACTGTTGAACTACGAATTGCCGGAGATCAGGCAGCGCTACACGGCGCGCGACGCCATGCTGTATGCGCTGTCAGTGGGGCTGGGACGCGACCCCTTGGATGCCTGCGACCTTGCCTATGTGGGCAGGCGGCACGATCCGCTGGTGCTGCCGTACATGGCCGTGGTCCTGGGCTATCCGGGTTTCTGGCTGAATGCGCCCGATATCGGGGCCGATACGGTGCGGCTGCTGCACGGCGAGCAGGGGATGGAGCTCTTCCATCCCATTCCCGCCGCCGGCGAACTGATAGGCAAGACCCGCGTCATCGAGGCGGTGGACAAGGGCGAAAAGGGACTGCTGCTGTATTCCGAGAAAACCCTGACGGATGCCGGCACGGGAGTGCTCATCGCGCGGACTACCGCGACCCATGTGCTCAGGGGCGATGGCGGCATGGCGAATGCCGGCAGGCAAGCGCGTCCGGCGCACGCCATGCCCGGCGGTGCGCCGGACTGGACCGTGCCGGTGCGCACCCGGCCCGAGCAGGCGCTGGTATATCGGCTCAATGGCGACTACAACCCGCTGCACAGCGATCCGACGATCGCCCGCGCCGCGGGATTCCCGCGGCCCATATTGCATGGGCTGTGCACCTTTGGCATGGTGTCGCACACCGTTGCGAGGCAGTTGCAGCCTGAGGCGGAAGGGGCCGTGCGTTCCGTGTCGCTGCGATTTTCTGGCCCGATGTATCCCGGCGAGACGCTAAGTGTGGAGGTCTGGCGGGACGGGTCCTTCCGGGCGAAGGTCGTGGAGCGCGACGCGATCGTCATCGACAATGGTGTGTTGCGGGGCGCCAGCGTCGGATAG
- a CDS encoding pilus assembly protein TadG-related protein, translating to MITRSCASLTHQRGQALVLGLLMVAVGGISLVVLYNLGQTVGARQRLTHAADAAAYSGALEQARALNALAYINRTQIAHQVAMAHLVTLGASAQYARTLQSQRNRRNPPAGLITMLFGPDVGMAYQTAQAVPDAEQRLAAAFGEHDRVVHQVLEAAAASAVAGLTDSRGRIMNKVLVANLAEDVPTLGADGVHARGASLRLLTDGWPGYVGRRLAMRDAGLRPAVEQAVERYGFLNRRSATRRNPWMVQPLCPLLRHELRRRGSTWLGPDGRWGALDTQSYHALRFNRWRGCYFREYAMGWGTAQGQKIKSPEGLEYVDEPPLDFSDQDFWRWVELSTNWDLLNDISNPMANSYAMAAAQRWPGRGLPAYREVALSRSGDALRFAVAVRLAGTSLKTTDAQSAVRAPEGKFRYAALGPEDAITVTSAAETYFARPEPRADGRDELATLFRPYWQARLSAVTVGEAARARGTP from the coding sequence GTGATTACACGTTCTTGCGCATCGCTTACCCACCAGCGTGGCCAGGCGCTGGTCCTGGGCCTGCTGATGGTGGCGGTGGGGGGCATCTCCCTGGTCGTGCTGTACAACCTGGGCCAGACCGTGGGAGCGCGTCAGCGGCTGACGCATGCCGCGGACGCGGCGGCGTATAGCGGGGCGCTGGAGCAAGCGCGCGCGCTCAATGCCCTTGCCTATATCAACCGGACACAGATCGCGCATCAGGTCGCCATGGCCCATCTGGTCACGCTAGGTGCGTCCGCGCAATACGCCCGCACCCTGCAGTCTCAGCGCAATCGCCGCAATCCGCCCGCGGGCTTGATCACCATGTTGTTTGGTCCGGATGTCGGCATGGCCTATCAAACCGCGCAAGCCGTGCCTGATGCGGAACAGAGGCTGGCAGCGGCGTTCGGCGAGCACGACAGAGTCGTCCACCAGGTCCTGGAAGCCGCCGCGGCGTCCGCTGTCGCCGGTCTGACGGATTCGCGCGGTCGCATCATGAACAAGGTCCTGGTCGCCAATCTTGCGGAGGATGTTCCGACACTCGGCGCAGATGGCGTGCATGCCAGAGGCGCCAGTTTGCGGCTGCTGACGGACGGGTGGCCTGGCTACGTGGGGCGCCGCCTGGCCATGCGCGACGCAGGTCTGCGACCCGCCGTCGAGCAGGCGGTGGAACGCTATGGCTTCCTCAATCGCCGTAGCGCCACACGGCGCAATCCGTGGATGGTTCAACCGCTATGCCCGCTGCTTCGTCACGAGCTGCGGCGCCGGGGCTCTACCTGGTTGGGACCGGACGGGCGTTGGGGCGCGCTGGACACCCAGTCCTACCATGCACTGCGTTTCAACCGCTGGAGGGGCTGCTACTTTCGCGAATACGCCATGGGCTGGGGCACGGCGCAGGGGCAGAAGATCAAATCGCCCGAAGGCCTGGAGTACGTGGATGAACCGCCGCTCGATTTTTCCGATCAGGATTTTTGGCGCTGGGTGGAACTGTCGACCAACTGGGATCTGCTCAATGACATAAGCAATCCCATGGCCAACTCATACGCCATGGCTGCTGCTCAGCGCTGGCCGGGCCGGGGCCTGCCCGCCTATCGCGAAGTCGCCTTGTCGCGCAGCGGCGATGCCCTGCGCTTCGCGGTGGCCGTCCGGCTTGCCGGTACATCCTTGAAAACCACGGATGCGCAAAGCGCGGTTCGGGCGCCCGAGGGAAAGTTCCGCTATGCCGCCCTCGGTCCGGAGGACGCCATTACCGTGACCTCAGCGGCGGAGACCTACTTTGCCCGGCCGGAACCACGCGCGGACGGCCGTGATGAACTTGCCACGCTTTTCCGTCCCTACTGGCAAGCGCGCCTGTCGGCCGTTACCGTGGGCGAGGCTGCGCGGGCAAGGGGGACGCCATGA
- a CDS encoding pilus assembly protein TadE, whose protein sequence is MNRIRTRQQGQALIEALLMLPLLALLLWAASWIGGLQFTAQEVAQASRKAAMAGALGQPSQNQHAPSGTALSRNASALPGIAPAQVTALQDEWFGAELKLMTATASTARRDRDNAAWLRIARRTHVASGAGYAHGDTDAQRRIGRAPTSWRRAESASLAEARRLKPVVDRLDGPWRRPGLSLDWLSEWADVVPADRLSNRKGAGK, encoded by the coding sequence ATGAATCGGATTCGCACGCGGCAGCAAGGGCAGGCCTTGATCGAAGCGTTGCTGATGCTGCCGCTGCTGGCCCTGCTGCTTTGGGCGGCATCCTGGATAGGCGGATTGCAGTTCACGGCTCAGGAAGTCGCGCAGGCCAGCCGCAAGGCCGCGATGGCCGGCGCCTTGGGGCAACCCTCGCAGAATCAGCACGCTCCAAGCGGCACGGCGCTGTCGCGGAATGCCAGCGCGCTGCCTGGTATCGCGCCAGCCCAGGTCACCGCCTTGCAGGACGAATGGTTCGGCGCGGAACTGAAACTGATGACCGCGACGGCAAGCACTGCGCGCCGTGACCGGGACAATGCGGCCTGGTTGCGCATCGCCCGCCGCACGCACGTGGCAAGCGGCGCCGGGTATGCGCACGGCGACACCGACGCGCAGCGCCGCATCGGCCGTGCGCCAACATCCTGGCGCAGGGCTGAAAGCGCTTCGCTGGCGGAGGCACGGCGTTTGAAGCCTGTTGTCGACCGCCTGGACGGGCCGTGGCGCAGGCCTGGCCTGTCGCTGGACTGGCTGTCCGAATGGGCGGATGTGGTGCCCGCGGATCGGCTTAGCAATCGCAAGGGGGCGGGCAAATGA
- the cpaB gene encoding Flp pilus assembly protein CpaB, producing MRLWITHVLQRLRRTGVYAIALIAGLVSAWAVREHVQQRVQALEAEARTPMVSRLVAAYDLPAGTQLEELHLAVREIPEPWASRASIDPLDLSGLLGATLLADVANGEPLLRGHLTFTAPVPALASRLRSGQRALTVAATDLGGLAEVLRVGDAIDIYVSFAHRQQELTVPLLQGMRVLMVGGEADGENKGGNITLAATPDEAMRFVAARQSGVLTAMLRHRDDAAVVSGAAQGDLASLIGLDLERRNAPGVTILYGDRLESTADERAMEIEAAVPSRHKRGRP from the coding sequence ATGAGGCTCTGGATCACCCATGTCCTGCAGCGCCTGCGCAGAACGGGCGTGTACGCCATCGCGCTGATCGCGGGCTTGGTGTCCGCGTGGGCGGTGCGAGAGCACGTGCAGCAGCGCGTCCAGGCGCTGGAGGCCGAGGCGCGCACGCCGATGGTCAGCCGCCTGGTCGCGGCGTATGACTTGCCCGCGGGCACGCAACTCGAAGAGCTGCATCTCGCCGTGCGCGAGATCCCGGAGCCATGGGCTTCGCGGGCCAGCATCGATCCCCTGGATCTTTCTGGCCTGCTTGGCGCCACCTTGCTGGCCGATGTCGCCAACGGTGAACCCTTGCTCCGGGGGCATTTGACGTTCACCGCGCCGGTTCCGGCCTTGGCGTCCCGCCTGCGTAGCGGGCAACGCGCGTTGACGGTGGCGGCCACCGACCTGGGAGGTCTGGCGGAAGTGTTGCGCGTGGGCGATGCCATCGACATCTATGTGAGCTTCGCGCATCGCCAGCAGGAACTGACCGTGCCTCTCTTGCAAGGCATGCGCGTGCTGATGGTCGGGGGCGAGGCCGATGGTGAAAACAAGGGCGGCAATATCACCTTGGCGGCGACGCCGGACGAGGCGATGCGATTCGTGGCGGCCCGGCAGAGCGGGGTGCTGACGGCGATGCTGCGCCATCGCGATGATGCCGCCGTGGTCAGCGGCGCAGCGCAAGGCGATCTTGCTTCGCTGATCGGATTGGACCTGGAGCGCCGCAATGCGCCGGGCGTGACCATTTTGTATGGCGACCGGCTGGAGTCCACGGCAGATGAAAGAGCAATGGAGATTGAAGCGGCCGTCCCGTCTCGACATAAAAGGGGGCGGCCATGA
- a CDS encoding type II and III secretion system protein family protein, which yields MRRAVASIFAWALCLVSPAAWPADEEIELQVGETRILSHPGVKRVAIGNGQVIGAIEAEGREVIVFARAEGVSSLHVWANGARAKAYELRVVPAGAPRLRAEVEALLARIPGARSTEVGGRILIEGDDLSDDDRLRITALADRYPAVLDFTGQVGWDRMVQLDVQVVEIPTSKLRDLGVRWDGMSQGGINAGLAWDAGSRGRVSRPGEEIIETMGRVSSPAGYFGVNALLSSRIAMLAQSGEAVMLAQPQLLARSGASATFLAGGEVPYSSTDTRGNSTTLFKPYGVMLRITPRVDRNGIIRSLIEVEASSVDNALSVPGGPALRTRRASTEFNVRSGDTLVIGGFLSRERDEASDGLPWLKDIPVLGALFSSRRYQLRETELAIFVTPKLIAQAEPAMADRVRRGRGVLEAAFPEAPRLGTAVPAASGWDAYAGAGSQWDARPEGVPTPPTETRP from the coding sequence ATGAGGCGCGCCGTTGCCAGCATATTCGCCTGGGCGCTATGCCTCGTCAGCCCGGCAGCGTGGCCAGCGGACGAGGAGATCGAACTCCAGGTGGGCGAAACGCGGATTCTTTCGCACCCCGGCGTCAAGCGTGTGGCGATAGGTAATGGTCAGGTGATCGGCGCCATCGAGGCCGAAGGGCGCGAGGTCATCGTGTTCGCCCGCGCCGAGGGCGTGTCGTCTCTGCATGTCTGGGCCAACGGCGCCCGCGCCAAGGCCTATGAACTCAGGGTCGTGCCGGCCGGGGCACCGCGCCTGCGTGCGGAAGTCGAGGCTTTGCTGGCCCGCATTCCTGGCGCGCGCAGCACCGAGGTGGGCGGTCGCATCCTGATCGAAGGCGACGACCTTTCCGACGACGACCGTTTGCGTATCACGGCCCTGGCAGACCGCTATCCCGCCGTGCTGGATTTCACCGGGCAAGTGGGCTGGGACCGCATGGTGCAGCTGGACGTGCAGGTCGTGGAGATCCCCACATCGAAGCTGAGGGATCTCGGTGTGCGCTGGGACGGAATGTCCCAAGGCGGCATCAATGCCGGCCTGGCCTGGGATGCGGGGTCCCGGGGGCGCGTGAGCCGCCCTGGCGAGGAGATCATAGAAACGATGGGCCGGGTCTCGTCGCCGGCCGGCTACTTCGGCGTCAATGCGTTGTTGTCGTCGCGCATCGCGATGCTGGCTCAAAGCGGGGAAGCCGTGATGCTGGCCCAGCCTCAATTGCTGGCGCGCAGTGGCGCCAGCGCAACCTTTCTGGCCGGTGGCGAGGTTCCCTACTCGTCAACCGATACGCGCGGCAATTCGACCACGCTGTTCAAGCCCTACGGCGTCATGCTCAGGATTACCCCTCGTGTCGACCGTAACGGGATCATCCGTTCCTTGATCGAAGTCGAGGCGAGCTCGGTGGACAACGCGCTGAGCGTGCCGGGCGGACCGGCGTTGCGCACGCGCCGCGCGTCAACCGAATTCAACGTGCGGTCGGGCGATACGCTGGTCATCGGCGGCTTCCTGTCGCGCGAGCGGGACGAGGCAAGCGACGGGCTGCCATGGCTGAAGGACATCCCGGTCCTGGGGGCCTTGTTCTCGTCCCGGCGCTATCAGTTGCGGGAAACCGAGCTCGCCATATTTGTGACGCCAAAGCTGATTGCGCAGGCCGAGCCCGCCATGGCGGACCGTGTGCGGCGTGGGCGTGGCGTGCTGGAAGCGGCATTTCCCGAAGCGCCTCGCCTGGGAACCGCCGTGCCTGCCGCGTCAGGCTGGGATGCCTACGCGGGCGCGGGCTCGCAATGGGACGCGCGACCTGAAGGTGTCCCGACTCCCCCAACGGAAACGAGGCCATGA
- a CDS encoding ATPase, T2SS/T4P/T4SS family has translation MIDIEMMFEDATVDKATLAAPVLIGRGAHCGLRIVNWRVGRQHARLVREEAGIALEDLGTLGGTLVNGERIVRHVPVLPGDEILIGPCRLRVSLAVASEHTGESNGPEADSAARDMAAAQQSPTLAAPATPLPARAPLHQLQERRRLHAALLAALDLRRRDVAGMSDGMLRAEAERLLTHIVASDEDLPPGADRAALCREVLDEAVGLGPLEPLLAAADITEIMVNRHDEIYVERAGCLSRHQAAFTSEQSLRWVIERIVTPLGRRIDESSPMVDARLADGSRVHAIIPPVAMRGASLTIRKFPQRRPGMSDLIAAGSLSGAMAKFLALCVRSRRNLVVSGGTGAGKTTLLNILSNEIPDGERVVTIEDAAELRLNHDHLVALEARPANQEGRGRIDIRELVRNALRMRPDRIVVGECRGPEAFDMLTAMNTGHEGSLTTLHANSPRDALGRLESMILMAGLDLPLAAVREHIAASVDIVVQQARLADGRRVVTSIAEITGMESGRIQLQDLFRYDRVRGFFGCGALPGFARDWTQPDEAFDPAWFSDTEKAAPGTAIFSQGTP, from the coding sequence ATGATCGACATAGAAATGATGTTCGAGGACGCCACGGTGGACAAAGCGACACTGGCCGCTCCCGTGCTGATCGGACGCGGCGCGCATTGCGGCTTGCGCATTGTGAACTGGCGTGTGGGACGCCAGCACGCCCGTCTGGTGCGCGAAGAGGCCGGTATTGCTCTTGAAGACCTGGGAACGCTGGGTGGGACGCTGGTGAACGGCGAGAGGATCGTGCGCCACGTGCCGGTATTGCCCGGTGATGAAATATTGATCGGGCCTTGTCGGCTGCGGGTGTCGCTGGCGGTCGCCTCCGAGCACACCGGCGAATCGAATGGTCCGGAGGCTGACAGCGCCGCGCGCGATATGGCTGCAGCGCAGCAGTCGCCGACGCTGGCCGCGCCTGCAACGCCGTTGCCGGCGCGCGCGCCGCTGCATCAGCTACAGGAGCGCCGGCGCCTGCATGCAGCCTTGCTAGCGGCGCTGGACCTGCGCCGCCGTGACGTGGCGGGCATGAGCGACGGCATGCTGCGTGCGGAGGCCGAGCGGCTGCTGACGCATATCGTCGCTTCCGACGAGGATTTGCCGCCTGGGGCGGACCGGGCAGCGCTTTGCCGCGAGGTGCTGGACGAAGCAGTCGGCCTGGGGCCTCTGGAGCCCTTGCTCGCCGCCGCCGACATCACGGAGATCATGGTCAACCGTCATGACGAGATCTACGTCGAACGTGCCGGCTGCCTGTCGCGCCACCAGGCGGCCTTCACCAGCGAGCAATCGTTACGCTGGGTCATCGAGCGCATCGTCACGCCCCTGGGGCGGCGCATCGACGAAAGCTCGCCGATGGTGGATGCCCGGCTGGCGGATGGATCCCGGGTGCATGCCATCATTCCGCCGGTGGCCATGAGAGGCGCGAGCCTGACCATACGCAAGTTCCCGCAGCGGCGCCCGGGCATGTCCGATCTGATCGCGGCGGGTTCGCTGAGCGGCGCCATGGCGAAGTTCCTTGCGCTCTGTGTGCGGTCGCGCAGAAACCTTGTGGTGTCCGGAGGCACGGGAGCCGGCAAGACGACCTTGCTCAACATCCTGTCCAACGAGATTCCCGATGGCGAGCGCGTGGTCACCATCGAAGACGCGGCGGAGTTGCGCCTTAACCACGATCATCTGGTGGCGTTGGAGGCGCGTCCCGCCAACCAGGAGGGGCGCGGGCGCATCGACATCCGCGAGCTCGTGCGCAACGCGTTGCGCATGCGGCCAGACCGGATCGTGGTGGGCGAGTGCCGCGGGCCGGAGGCATTCGACATGCTGACCGCCATGAATACCGGCCATGAGGGCTCCCTGACGACGCTGCATGCCAACTCGCCTCGCGATGCGCTGGGACGCCTGGAATCGATGATCCTGATGGCCGGCCTGGACCTTCCTTTGGCGGCGGTGCGCGAGCATATCGCCGCCAGCGTGGATATTGTGGTGCAGCAGGCCAGGCTGGCCGACGGGCGGCGCGTCGTGACGTCGATCGCGGAGATCACCGGCATGGAAAGCGGACGTATCCAGCTCCAGGATTTGTTCCGGTACGACCGCGTCCGGGGTTTCTTCGGCTGCGGCGCCTTGCCCGGCTTCGCGCGCGATTGGACACAGCCCGATGAGGCCTTCGACCCTGCCTGGTTTTCCGACACGGAGAAGGCGGCGCCGGGGACTGCAATTTTTTCGCAAGGAACGCCATGA